The DNA window ACCACGGACGGACGCCACCCTGTACCGACGCTATCATAGCGGCCCGGATCGCACGGGTGGTGGTGGCTATTGGCGACCCCGATCCGCGTGTCTCGGGCCGCGGTTTTGCAGCGCTGCGTGAGGCCGGGATCGTGGTCGAGATCGGACATTGCGCGGCGGAGGCCCAGTATGACCTTGGCGGGTTCCTGAGCCGGATGACGCGGGGACGCCCTGAAGTGACGCTTAAGCTTGCCACGTCGTTTGACGGGCGGATCGCCACCGCCAGCGGGCACAGCCAGTGGATCACCGGACCGCAGGCGCGGCGCTGGGTGCATGCTGCGCGGGCGCGTCACGACGCCGTCATGGTCGGTGCGGGCACGGCGCGGGCGGACGACCCGTCACTGACGGTGCGCGACATGGGGGTCGACCATCAGCCCGTGCGCGTGGTGGTGTCGCGCAGGCTGGATGTGCCGCTGATGTCGAACCTGGCGCGAACGGCATCGGAGGTGCCGGTCTGGATGTGCCACGGGCCCGACGCGGATGCCGCGTTGGTCGAGGCATGGCGGGGACTTGGCGCCGAAATGGTACCCTGCGGATTATCGGGACGGCAGCTGGATATGGGGTCTGTCCTGGACGAGTTGGGGCGGCGCGGGCTGACCCGGATTTTTTGCGAAGGCGGCGGGGCGCTGTCGGCATCGCTCTTGGCCGAAGGGCTGGTCGATCGGATGGCCGGGATCACGGCAGGGTTTGCGATGGGGGCCGAGGGCCTACCGGGGATTGGAGCGCTGGGGCTTGATCGGCTGGACGGGGCGAGCCGCTTCGATCTTGTCGAACAGACGGCGTTGGGTGAAGATGTTTTGCACGTCTGGGTTGCAAGGCAATCGGCCGAGTGCCTATAGAATGAAGGTGGTCCGGCGAAGGAGGAGCCGGGAATGATCAGGGGAACATGCGTAGCAATTGTGATGCTCTGGCTTTGGGTCGGGGCCGCTTTCGCGCAGGCTGCGTTTGACGCAGCGGTGGCGCTTTGGCTTTCGGGCGACGATTCCCAGAGCTTGCCGCAGCTGGCGCAGCTGGCCCGCGAAGGACACAGCGACGCGCGTATCCTGCTGGCCCGGATCGAGACGATGGATCGCGGACCGTCGCCCTATCGCATGCGGTTGGAGCCGGACGCGCGGCGGACGCTGTTTCGCGATATGTCGGGCAACACCCGGTTTGGGCGCAGCTGGCTGGCGGTAGAGTCAAACGAAGGCAACCGGCTTGCCGAGATGTTCCTGCGTTCGCGCAAGCCGTTCCTGCAATTGCAGACGCATTTCGCGTTGTGGCAGGCGGGCGAGCAGCAGGCCACGGATTATCCGACGCGGATCGCGGCGCTCTATGGGTCGCGCGCGATGCGCGAGAAACTGGTGGCCAGCGAGACGGTCCTGCCCGAGATGCGCCCCTACTTGGCCTTCCTCGCCGACACGCCCGAGCCGCAGGCCGATGGCATGGCGGCGTTGCGCCACATGCTGTCGCTGGGCCCGGAAGTGGTGAGCGCGGACGACCCGGAGACGCTGGGCATGGCGCAGTTCCTGGCGCTGGGCTTTGGTTTCGGGGACATGAGCGCGGGCAACAGGTGGCGCAAGCCGGTCGAGGATTGGGTGCTGCGGGACCTGTCGGCGCGCCCGATCGCCGATCTGTGCCGCGCGGAATGCCCGAACCAGGCCGGCGCCTGCGGGGTGGCGCTTCTGGCGCTGACAGGCGGGTTCTACGAGGTGTCGCGGCTCGACAGCCCTTATGAAAAGGTGATCCCGCAGGCGCAGTTCCTGAACAGCCCGCGGGCGCGGATCATGACTCTGCGCCGTGCCGCTCTGGCGCGCGACGAGCCGAACCAGAAATACCTGTCGGACCGTCCCGGGATGTCGCGCCTGTCAAGCTGTGCCGCGGTGCTGGTACTGCGCGAGCGGGCCGCCTACAAGCGGATCCGCTGAGCGCGCGGCCGTCAATCGAAAGTGATGTCGAAGAGTGCGCCTCGCTTGGACGGCAGCAGCGCGATGTCACCCCCGGCGGCGCCGAGCATGGTGCGCACGATGGCCAGCCCCATTCCGGTGCCACCCGTGGCGCGGCGGGTTGTGAAGAACGGCTCGAAAATGCGGGCGCGGTTGCCCTCGGCGATGCCGGGCCCGTCATCCTGCACGGTAAAGCCGTTCTCGGTGCCCGTGACCTTTAGCTGCCGGGCACCATGCGCGGCCGCGTTTTGGCCAAGATGGGTCAGGATTGCGTGCAGGGCGTCTGGGTCAATCGGTACGGCGCGGTCGCGGTGCAAGTCGAGCACCAAGCCCGCATCGACCTTGTTCAGCGCCACGGAGAGCCGCGTCGGGCCGTGCCCCAGCGGGTCGCGCGCATTGGCCAGCCGGCGCAGCGCATCGAGAAGCACCTGCATCTTCTGGGCCGAGGTGCGGATCGTCTCGGTCAGCTTGGCGCGATCTTCCGTGGGCATGTCGTCTTCGAGCAGTTCGGTGGCGCCGATCAGGCTGGTGAGCGGCGACTTGAGCTCGTGGGTGACGTGGTTTGTATAGGCGCGCAGGCCGGCCTCCCGGTCCTGAAGGGTGCTGCCCATGTCGAGCACCGCCTGGCCCAGAGCAGTCAGTTCCGGCGTGCCGAAATGCCGGGGCAGGGGGGCGTCGTCGCGCCCGTCCTTGACGGCCTTGGCATGGGCGGTCAGCGCGTAGACCGGTCGCAGGACCAGCCGCCACAGAAGAAAGGCCAGCAGAAGGGTCGTGACCACGGCCAGAGTGCCGATCAGCAGGGTAGTCTCGCCCCAGCCGAGGATAAAGCCCGCGACCTTGAAATAGCCGATGGCGATGACCGGAAGCACCAGCACCGCCGAGAGTGTGCCGCCGATCACAAGAGCCAGAGGCGGCCGCCATTTCCGGCGGATGCGCTGTTTTACGCGGTCTGGCATGCGCCCATCCGGATCCCGACCCCGTGCACTGTTTCGATGGCGTTGTCGCATCCCGCCTCGGCCAGCTTGGCGCGCAGGTTGCGCAGGTGACTGTCGAGAGTGCGGTCCGACACATGGATTGTCGGCCCATAGACCGCGTCGGTCAGTTGGGCCTTGGTGGCCACGTGAGCGGGGCGGGTCATGAGGTGTTCGAGCAGCGACATCTCGCGGGCCGTCAGAGCGACGGTCTGGGTGCCGAAACTGCACAGGTGCCGCTCGGGGTCGAGGCGAAGGGCGCCGTGGCTGAGCGGCTGGGTCACGCCGGTGACCGGGCCTTGTTCGGTGCGCTTGAGAATGGCGCGGATGCGGGCCACCAGTTCGCGCGGCGAGAAGGGTTTGGTCACGTAGTCGTCGCCGCCCAGCTCAAAACCGAGGACGCGGTCGATCTCTTCGTCGCGGGCGGTCAGGAAAAGCACGGGTGTGTCGTGGTCGGCGCGCAGGCGGCGGCACATCTCCAGCCCGTCCATCTCGGGCAGGCCGATATCCAGCACGATGAGGTCGGCCTTGCCGCTGCGGGCCTTGGCCAGCCCCTCGGCCCCGTCGCCGGCCTCGGCCACGTCGTGCCCTGCCTTTTTCAGGGCGATGCGCAGCACATCGCGGATCTGGGGGTCGTCGTCGACGATCAGGATATGGCTCATTCTTCGATCCGCAGGCGTACTGTTTCGGGCATGAAGCTAGGCGATCGGTCGGGTTTGGAAAAGCCCTGTCGTTCCGGCGAAGTCGCGTGGGTCGTGCCAGACATGGCGAGGCCTGACAGGATGACGAGGCCGAGTGCGAGAAGCAGGGCGCGGCGCTGCCGGAGCCGGGCACGGTGAACGCGGGGTTCGCATAGAAAGGCGTGTCGCATGGGGTCTCCTCTGGCTGGGAATGTGGTGTTTGTGGGGGCAGGCTAGGGCAAGGATGTGCACCGGTCGGCGGCGCGGTTGTGCAGGTTTTGTGCAGGTGCGCCTGCGCCCGGCTGCGGCTTGCCAAGGGGCGGCGTGCATGCGACGCTTCGCAGGTGATTTTCCATGCTTGAACGGTGGCCATGACGATCCGGACAGAGACCGCGCAGACGCATCTGCCGCAGACGCTGGAGCCGCGCAACGCGGGCGTGCCGCTGGATCTTGACCAAGTGGCGGCGGTCGCGGTGAACACTTCGGCGGTCGAGCGTCGGGCAGGCACGTTGCCGGGGCGTCGGACGGTCAAGAAGGACTACCAGGCGGCGTGGCTGTGCCGGGCGATCAGCTGTATCGACCTGACGACGCTTTCGGGGGACGACACGGCGGGTCGGGTCGCGCGGCTCTGCGCCAAGGCGCGCCAGCCGGTGCGCGCAGACCTGCTGTACGCCTTGGGAATGGAAGGGCTGAGCGTGGGTGCGGTCTGTGTTTATCACGATATGGTCGCGCCGGCCCGACGGGCGCTGGAGGGCAGCGGAATTCCGGTGGCCGCGGTCTCGACCGGTTTTCCGGCGGGGCTGTCGCCGTTTCACCTGCGGCTGGCGGAGATCGAGGCCAGCGTGGCGGAAGGTGCCGACGAGATCGACATCGTGATCTCGCGCCGGCATGTGCTGACCGGTGATTGGCAGGCGCTTTACGACGAGATGCAGGCCTTTCGCGCGGCCTGTCGCAACGCACATGTCAAGGCGATCCTGGCCACCGGGGAACTGGGCGGCCTGCGCAACGTGGCGCGGGCGTCGTTGGTCTGCATGATGGCGGGCGCGGATTTCATCAAGACATCGACCGGCAAGGAAAGCGTGAACGCAACATTGCCGGTGACGCTGGTGATGCTGCGGGCGATCCGGGCCTATCACGCCGCGACGGGGTATCGCGTTGGATACAAGCCCGCCGGTGGCATCTCGAAGGCGAAGGATGCGCTGGTTTACCTGTCGATGATCAAAGAGGAATTGGGCGATCGGTGGCTGCGGCCTGACCTTTTCCGCTTTGGCGCGTCGAGTCTGCTCGGGGATATCGAGCGGCAGTTGGAGCACCACGTCACAGGGCGGTATTCGGCAGGGTGGCGGCATGGCTTGGGGTAAGCGGATGGAATTGAATAGTTCGGGAACGATGAAGCTATGACCGTCAAGGAGATCTTCGAGAGCATGGAGTATGGCCCCGCGCCGGAAAGCGCCGCCGATGCCTATGCCTGGCTGGTGGACCAGGGCGACAGGTTTGGGCATTTCATTGACGGGGCGTTCACAGCGCCCGGCGCGGGGTTCGAGGCGAAGAACCCGGCCACGGGCGAGGTGCTGGCGCTGCTGAGCCAGGCCAGTGCGGAGGACGTGGATGCCGCCGTGGCGGCGGCGCGGAAGGCACAGCCGAATTGGGAGCGCCTGGGCGGGCCCGGGCGGGCGCGGTACCTTTATGCGCTGGCGCGACTGGTGCAGAAGAACGCGCGGCTTTTCGCGGTGCTGGAGACGCTGGACAACGGCAAGCCGATCCGGGAGAGCCGCGACATCGACGTGCCCTTGGTGCACCGGCATTTCTATCATCACGCCGGGCTGGCGCAGTTGCTGGAGGTCGAGCGGCCGGACCGGCGGGCGCATGGCGTCTGCGGGCAGGTGATCCCGTGGAACTTCCCGCTTTTGATGCTGGCATGGAAAGTGGCACCGGCGCTGGCGGCGGGCAACACGGTGGTCCTGAAACCTGCCGAATGGACGTCACTGACAGCCCTTCTTTTCGCGGATATCTGCCGGCAGGCCGGGCTGCCGAAGGGGGTGGTCAATATCGTTACCGGCGACGGGGAGGTTGGCGAGCGCGTCGTCAAGCATAAGGGCGTGGACAAGGTGGCCTTTACCGGCTCGACCGACGTGGGGCGACGCATCCGGCAGCAGACGGCGGGGCAGGGTAAGGCGCTGACATTGGAGCTGGGCGGCAAGAGCGCCTACATCGTGTTCGAGGATGCGGATATCGACAGCGCCATAGAGGGGCTGGTCGACGCGATCTGGTTGAATGGCGGCCAGGTCTGTTGCGCGGGCTCGCGCCTGCTGGTGCAGGAGGGGATCTCTGACGATTTTCAGGCGCGGCTGCGCGAGAGGATGGGCAAGCTGCGCATCGGCAACCCGCTGGACAAGTGCATCGACATCGGCGCGATGGCCGATCCGGTGCAGGTGGAGCGGGTGCGGCGACTGGTCGAGGGCAGAGCAGCGGGCGAGAGGTTTGCCGCGGCGGTCGAGATGCCGGAGACGGGCGCGTTCTATCCGCCGACGCTGATCTCCGGTCTGGCGCCGTCGGATGCGCTGATGCAGCAAGAGATTTTCGGCCCGGTGCTTGTCTCGACCACGTTCCGGACACCCGCGGAAGCCGTCGCTTTGGCCAACAACACGCGCTACGGGCTGGCCGCGTCGGTCTGGTCGGAAAGCCTCAACCTGGCGCTGGACGTGGCGCCGAAGCTGGCGGCGGGCGTGGTCTGGGTGAACGGGAGCAACATGTTCGACGCGGCGGCACCCTTTGGTGGTGTGCGCGAAAGCGGGTTCGGGCGCGAAGGCGGCTGGGCGGGGCTGGATGCCTACCTGAAGCCGGCGGGGGCGCAAAAGGCACTGCGCCCGATCGCGGCGTTCACGGCAGGCACAAACGGTGTGGTCGAAGGAATGGACCGGACACCGAAGCTGTATATAGGGGGCAAGCAGGCGCGGCCCGACGGGGGGTATTCGCGCGTGGTCTACGGCAAGTCGGGCAAGTCGCTGGGGCAGGTGCCGGTGGCCAACCGCAAGGATATCCGCAACGCGGTGGAGGCCGCGCGCGGGGCGGCGGCCTGGGGCAGGACCAGCGGCCATGCGCGGGCGCAGATCCTGTATTACATGGCCGAGAACCTGTCGGCGCGAGCAGGCGATTTCGCCGGGGTGCTGAACGCCATGAGCGGCGGGCGCAGTGGTGCCGGTGAGGTGGAGGCCAGTGTCGACCGGCTGTTCACATGGGCGGCCTGGGCGGACAAGTTCGCGGGCGAAGCCGCCGCGGTGCCGATACGGGGGATGGCGCTGGCGCTACGGGAGCCGGTGGGCGTGATCGGTGCGCTCTGCCCGGATGAGGCGCCCTTGCTGGGGTTGGTGTCGGTGCTGGGGGCGGCGATGGCGATGGGCAATCGCGCCGTGCTGGTGGCATCAGAGCCGTTCCCGCTGGCGGCAATGGAACTGGTGCAGGTGCTGGAAACCTCGGACGTTCCGGCGGGCGTGGCAAACCTGGTGGTGGGGCCGATCGCGGAGCTTGCGCCGCACATGGCCGGACATGCGGATGTCGAGGCGGTCTGGAGCTTCGCCTCGACCGACCTGTCGGAGGTGATCGAGCGGGAGAGTGCCGGAAACCTCAAGCGGACATGGGTGAACAATGGGTGCGGGCGGGACTGGACCGCGCCGGGCGATTGCCGTGCCTTTCTGGAGGCGGCAACCGAGGTCAAGACGGTCTGGGTGCCTTACGGGGAGTGAGCGCGAGGTCCCGGATCAGGTCCGGGACGGGTTACGTCTTGGGGCCGGTCGGGGTTTCGCGCAGGTGGTCGCGCTTGATCCAGACACGGGCACCGTCGGCTCCGACTTCGGCGGTTGAAGACGCGCCTTTCGGCAGGCGCAGCCAGCTGAGGCGCTTGAAAGTCTCGTCGCCTTCGGTGAAGCCGCCGTCGAGCACCAGCAGTTCCAGGCCGTCGGGTGCGTCGAGCGAGACGCGCGCCTGCGGCGCCCAGCGTTCCAGCGCGACATCCTCGCGGCCATCGGAAAAGAGCGGCATGTTCTCGACCGCGTCACGTTCGGGCAGAAATCGCATCTTGTTCGTGTCGATGCGCACATGGGTTCGGTCGCTGAGATCGAACTGCCACAGCTTCACGAGGATGGTGCAGCCGGGTTCGGACCCCGGCGTGTGGGACGATTCCGGCGGATTGCGAATATAGCTGCCTTCCGGGAAATCGCCGTGCTCGTCCGAGAAGACGCCGTCGAGCACGAGGAATTCCTCGCCGCCCGTATGGACGTGGGACGAGAACGCGCTGTTCGGGGCGTAGCGCACGATCGAGGTGGCGCGGGCCACCTCGTCACCGATGCGGTCGAGGATACGGCGATCGACGCCGGGCATGGGCGAGGCGATCCAGTCTTCATCGGCGGCGTGCACCACGGCGCGTTGGGTGAAGTCGCTGTTGCGGTCCATGTGATCCTCCTTGCCGTTCGTTGCATCCAAGATAAGGCAGCGGGCCGGATTGTCACCGCCAGAGGCTGGCGCGCGAGGCAAAAAGGCCCTGTAGCTTCGCCAGAAGGCGGTTGGCGGGACCGGGGGCGGGGATGTCGCCGGTGGCGAGGCGGTCCAGCACGACCTCGACCGGGCAGGGCTGCCCGGTGAGTGGATCGAAATAGCGCGGATAGTCGATGAGTGCGGCATGAACCAGGCCATGCAGCGTGGGCCGCGCGGCGCGGCGGGCGGGGACGTCGCCGGTATCGGTGGTCAGGCCCCAACCGGCATAGAACGGCGCGCCGGTGGTGGTGACGGGAACGCCGCGGAGGAGCGCCTCGAACCCCATGAGCGAGGTCATGGTGAAGACGCGCTGCACCTGCGACAGCAGCGCGGCGGGGTCGGTGTGGGGCAGGGCGATGGCATCGAGCCTGTCCAGATCGGCCTGGGGGATTGCGCCGTCACGCAGGCCCGCCTCGACATCCGGGTGGGGTTTGTAGAGCAGGACGGCATCGGGGTTTGCGGTGCGGGCCGCTTCCAAAAGGGCCAGGTTGGTCGAGATCCGGCCCGCCCCGGTGAGGATCGACGCGTCATCCTCGACTTGGCCGGGGACCAGCACGCGGGGTCCGTCGGGCAGGTCGGGCTCCGAGAGGCCGAGGTTGTATTTGCTGAGGCCCAGGGACACGAGGCGGCGGATCAGGCGTTCGGCGCGCAGATCCTGGTCGGCGCGCAGGTTTTCGCGCCGGATGATCCAGCGCTCCAGCCTGCTTTCGCGGGTCGGATCATAGTAGATGCCGAGATCGTCGCACACGAGTGACAGGGGCGGCACCAAGTCCGCGCCCAGACCGCGCGAGCGCAGGAAGCCATCCTCGACCCGGATGGCGGTCACGTCGGCGGGCGTCTTGCCGGCCCAGCACATATGGGCACGCCCGGTGGTGTCGGCAACGCGCGCGGCGTGGGCGGGATCGTCCTTGAAGATCACGCGCTTTTCGGCGCCGAAGACCTGTTGTAGGGAACGGCGTTTCCACAGGCGCATCCCAGAGGCGACCCAGCCCTGATGATCGGCGCGCCATGCCTTCGTGCGGGCCTCGAGGATGGATATCGCGTCTTCCAACTCGCAGAGCCGGTCGCGATGCGGATCATACCATGTGGGATAAAGGATCATCGCCGCGGCAAAGAGCTGGGCCCTTGAGAGGGCGCGGCCGCGCCGGGAGAGGGCATGGGGGTGGCGATCCTCGGTCAGGCCCCAGCCGGCATAGAAGGGCTGGCCGAAGACATGTGGTTTGTGACCGGCGAAGATCGACTCGAACCCGAGTTGGGAGGTGACGGCGTAGACCGCGACGGCGCCTTCCATAAGCTTCCACGGGCTGACGGGATCGGAAAAGAGCGTGACGCGGTCGGAGGTGTCATCGGGGCCGAAATAGCCCTGGCGATGGCCCTGCACGGTTTCGGGGTGGGTTTTGATCAGCACCGGGCAGCCGGGGTTTTCCTCCTGCGCGTAATAGAGCATCTCGCGGAAGGTGTTGGCGTCGGCCCCGCCATGTGTGACGGAGGCGTCGCCGCGGGTTTGGTCCAGCACCAAAACGTAGCCCGGCGCGGGGCAGGGCGCGGCAGGATCGAAGGCGGTGTATTTTGTCAGGTGTGCCTCGCTCATGCGGGCGATGCAGCCACGGGCCCGGTCCATGAGGGCGGTGTCGTCGAGCGGATGAGTGGCCAGGAGCGTTTCCAGGTCCGAGGGGGCGCTGCTGTCGAAATGCACGCCGGTATGGTCGATCAGCAGGCCCAGCGGCGGTTCGCCCGCGCGACCGGGATGCAGCGAGCGCAGGAAGGCGTCCTCGACCCGCACGATCCCGGCGCCGGTCTTTTGCGCCACCGCGTCGCCCCGCGCGGCATAAGGCGAGCGGCCCCAGACCGCGATCAGATCGTCCGCGCCGGGTTTGCCCAATTGCAGGGGAAGGCCGGCAAGGTCGAGGATGCGGCGAATGCGATTCTGGCGCAGGAAGCCCGCGTTAAAATAGAAAACCCGCCGGGACGTTTCAGAGCCGGCGGGTTCCAGGGGTGTGTTCTGCGTCATCAGTTCCCGCTGAGCGTATCGCCTGCGGTCGAGATGGAGCCGACCGCACTGAGCGTGCCGGTCAATGCGCCGATGACCTTGCTCCACTGGGTAAAGGGTGCCTCGGTCACATAGAGCGTGTCGTCGTCGCGGATGGCGAAATCACGGGCCATGAACATACCGTTGGGCCGTGTCAGATCCAACACGTAGACCATCCGCTGCGCGCCCACGAGGTCGTTGCGGCCAAGCACCTGGTTGGCGATTTCCGCGGGCTCGTTGCGCAGTACGAAGACGCCGGTCGGGTCGGCCGCGTTGGCCTGAAGTCCACCGACCTGGGCAATGGCCTCGATCGCCGAGATGGTGGGCGACGGGAAGGGCACGCGGGCCTGGCCGCCGGTGGCGCCGAGCGCGGTGAAGGCGCGGGTGTCTTCCTCGACCAGCACGCGGTCACCGCCGCGCAGAGCGATGTCGAACCCGGGATCACGAAACAGGTCCTGGAACCAGACCTTGGAGCGCATGGCGCCCCGGATGACAGTGACCTGCGCGATTTCAGGCTCGATCGTCACACCGCCCGCGGCGGCCAGCATGGTCGACAGCGTGCGGGTGGGACGTTCGATCGGGTAGACGCCCTGGCCACCGACCGCGCCGACCAGCGACACGGTTGCGCCATCGCCGGCAAGGCGGCGCACCTCGACCTGCGGGTCCGGGGTTTGTTCATCGAGCTTGGAAGTGATGATGCGACGGATCGCTTCGGGTGTGTTGCCGGCGGCGCGGATGCGCCCCGCGTAGGGCACGAAGATGAAGCCGGCCCCGTCGACCTGCACCTCTTCCAGAAGGGTCTGGTTGGCGCCCTCGCCGGCCAACAGGCCGTCATCGACGTTTTCCCAGATCGTCAGGCCGAGGGTGTCGCCGGGGCGGATCGTGTCGGAGCCGACGAGGCCCGCGTTCTTGAACGCTTCGGTGAAGCCGAGCGCGGCTTGTACGGCGGTCGCGCGGGTGACGCGGTCATTGACGGACACCACGAAGGCATCGCCGGATCGTTGCACGGAGCCGGAGTAAATTTGGCGTTTGCTGGGGCCTGAGCGGGGGAGGAAGCTGCACGACGCGACAATGCTTACGACAAGCATCAATGCGACGGACTTCGCCCATCGGTTGGATTGGATTTTCACTGCCCAGTCTCCTCGACCTGTTTTATCTGCCTCGATTTTTTGCGCCACGATAGCGCGAAGCGGCAAGAAAATCCAGTTTCTTAGGAGCGGGCGTTCAAGTGACCGCCTGCAACTGTTGCCTTGGGGCCGCGGTGCCGGAGACCAGGGCGTCGTATGGATCGTCTGGGCTGAGCATCATGTCGACCGTTTGGCGCAGCAACTGGCGGCGGCCACTGGAAGAATAGAAGCCACCCGCCACCTGGCTGGTTTCAAGCAGATAGCGGCGGTAGTCGCCGTATGCCTTGCGGTCGGGCCGTTCTGCCCCGGCGAAGAAATCGCGCAAGGGCTTTGTCGAGACGAATTCGGGCTTGGCATAGACCGCCTCGCCGAAGGTCTTGAGCGGAATTCCGCGCCACAGCACCTGTTGTGCTGCGGTGGAGTTTACCGTGACGGCGCTTCGGGCCTCGTCCAGAAGGCGTGCCAGCTTGCCGCCACGGACGTAATGCACGCGGTCGAAGACATTGTGCTTGCGGGCAAGGCGACGCAGTTCCGCGCGGATGGGGGTGCGGCCATCCTCGAGCGGGTGGGCCTTGACCACGAGGTGATGATGTTTCGGCGCGCCGTTGGCGAAATTCTCGGTCACGGTTTCGAGAAAGTCCGTCATCGTGTCGAACGGCGAGTGCTTTTGGAACGAGGCGTCGTGTTCCAGTTGCAGCAGCGCCAGGTGATAGGGAAAGCCGCCGTGCCGAATGCGCCAGGTGGCGATACGCCGGTCAATGGCCTGAAACGGCATGAGGAACAACCGCTTGAGATAAAGGGCGAATTCCTGCCGGACGGTCAGGGCGCGGTGGGGGCGGAAATTGCGGTACTTGCGGTTAAACAGCAGAACGCAACCGTGATAGGCCGCGCCGTAGAAGATATGCTGACGCATGTCGCCCCAGGAGGCGGGCGGCAGGGCGGTGTCCATGTCGGAGTTTTCCAGCGCCTTGCGCATGTCATCGACGCCCATCTCCATCAGGCGCGAATGGCCGTTGGAGCCGCCGCGTTCGTACGTCACCCAGTAAGGGCGCAGGTAGCCTTCCTCGAAGACGTGGATCGTCAGGCCCATGTCGCGGGCCTGTTCGATGGCCTGGGCGTGGATGGCGCGCGTGTCGCCGTAAAGCACGAGATCGGTCACGCGCTTGTCCTGCACCAGCGTGCGAAAGGTGAGCGGCCAGTCCTCGGCGGTGCCGGTGAAGGGAATATAGCTCGCCCGATCGCGCCAGAAGGCCGCGTCGCCAGCGTTGAAGCCCACGCGCCAGACATCCGCGCCAGCATGGCGCAACATTCGGCCGAGCTTGGAGAAAAACGGGCCGTGCGGACCTTGCAAAATCAAAAAGACCCGGTTGTCGCCGGTTGCTGAACTCATACCCTTCTGCCTCTTTCACGCATGACTGCGTTTAATCTTTTCGACTTTAATAGACCAGTATTTAGACGAAATTAAGGCCCGGAGCGATGGGCCGGTTCTTGCCTTGGGCGGGCTGGCCCGTTAGGTCGAAGCAGGACCAGAGGGAGACAGTCATGTTCACCGGGATCATCACGGATATGGGCGAGATACGCGCGTTGGAAAAGCGCGGCGATCTGCGGGCGCGGATCGGTACCGGCTATGACATGTCGGGCGTCGACATGGGCGCCTCGATCGCGTGTGACGGCGTGTGCCTGACGGTGGTGGACAAGGGACCGGACTGGTTCGACGTGGACGTGTCCGCCGAGACCTTGTCTAAGAGCAATCTGGACACCTGGGCCGAAGGCAGAAAAGTCAATCTTGAGAGGTCCTTGCGCGTCGGAGATGAACTGGGCGGGCATATCGTGTCGGGCCATGTGGATGGCTTGGCCGAGGTGGTCGGCGTCGAGGATGAGGGCGACAGTACGCGGGTCAGTTTGCGCGCGCCCGACGCGCTGGCGAAGTTCATCGCGCCCAAGGGATCGGTTGCGCTCAATGGCACATCGCTGACGGTGAACGAGGTCGACGGTGCGGTGTTCGGGATCAACTTCATCCCGCATACCAAGCAGGTCACGACATGGGGCCGCGTGGCGGTGGGTGACATGGTCAATCTGGAGATCGACACGCTGGCGCGTTACGTCGCACGGCTGGCGGAGGCGGGCTGAAGATCAGGCGGGTTAACGAGGCTGCTGTT is part of the Roseovarius sp. THAF9 genome and encodes:
- the ribD gene encoding bifunctional diaminohydroxyphosphoribosylaminopyrimidine deaminase/5-amino-6-(5-phosphoribosylamino)uracil reductase RibD, whose translation is MSSDGIRFLRLALGLGRRGLGRTWPNPAVGCVIVKDGRIVGRGTTGLGGRPHAERIALEQAGMAAEGATAYVSLEPCAHHGRTPPCTDAIIAARIARVVVAIGDPDPRVSGRGFAALREAGIVVEIGHCAAEAQYDLGGFLSRMTRGRPEVTLKLATSFDGRIATASGHSQWITGPQARRWVHAARARHDAVMVGAGTARADDPSLTVRDMGVDHQPVRVVVSRRLDVPLMSNLARTASEVPVWMCHGPDADAALVEAWRGLGAEMVPCGLSGRQLDMGSVLDELGRRGLTRIFCEGGGALSASLLAEGLVDRMAGITAGFAMGAEGLPGIGALGLDRLDGASRFDLVEQTALGEDVLHVWVARQSAECL
- a CDS encoding sensor histidine kinase KdpD → MPDRVKQRIRRKWRPPLALVIGGTLSAVLVLPVIAIGYFKVAGFILGWGETTLLIGTLAVVTTLLLAFLLWRLVLRPVYALTAHAKAVKDGRDDAPLPRHFGTPELTALGQAVLDMGSTLQDREAGLRAYTNHVTHELKSPLTSLIGATELLEDDMPTEDRAKLTETIRTSAQKMQVLLDALRRLANARDPLGHGPTRLSVALNKVDAGLVLDLHRDRAVPIDPDALHAILTHLGQNAAAHGARQLKVTGTENGFTVQDDGPGIAEGNRARIFEPFFTTRRATGGTGMGLAIVRTMLGAAGGDIALLPSKRGALFDITFD
- a CDS encoding response regulator transcription factor yields the protein MSHILIVDDDPQIRDVLRIALKKAGHDVAEAGDGAEGLAKARSGKADLIVLDIGLPEMDGLEMCRRLRADHDTPVLFLTARDEEIDRVLGFELGGDDYVTKPFSPRELVARIRAILKRTEQGPVTGVTQPLSHGALRLDPERHLCSFGTQTVALTAREMSLLEHLMTRPAHVATKAQLTDAVYGPTIHVSDRTLDSHLRNLRAKLAEAGCDNAIETVHGVGIRMGACQTA
- the deoC gene encoding deoxyribose-phosphate aldolase; protein product: MTIRTETAQTHLPQTLEPRNAGVPLDLDQVAAVAVNTSAVERRAGTLPGRRTVKKDYQAAWLCRAISCIDLTTLSGDDTAGRVARLCAKARQPVRADLLYALGMEGLSVGAVCVYHDMVAPARRALEGSGIPVAAVSTGFPAGLSPFHLRLAEIEASVAEGADEIDIVISRRHVLTGDWQALYDEMQAFRAACRNAHVKAILATGELGGLRNVARASLVCMMAGADFIKTSTGKESVNATLPVTLVMLRAIRAYHAATGYRVGYKPAGGISKAKDALVYLSMIKEELGDRWLRPDLFRFGASSLLGDIERQLEHHVTGRYSAGWRHGLG
- a CDS encoding aldehyde dehydrogenase family protein — protein: MTVKEIFESMEYGPAPESAADAYAWLVDQGDRFGHFIDGAFTAPGAGFEAKNPATGEVLALLSQASAEDVDAAVAAARKAQPNWERLGGPGRARYLYALARLVQKNARLFAVLETLDNGKPIRESRDIDVPLVHRHFYHHAGLAQLLEVERPDRRAHGVCGQVIPWNFPLLMLAWKVAPALAAGNTVVLKPAEWTSLTALLFADICRQAGLPKGVVNIVTGDGEVGERVVKHKGVDKVAFTGSTDVGRRIRQQTAGQGKALTLELGGKSAYIVFEDADIDSAIEGLVDAIWLNGGQVCCAGSRLLVQEGISDDFQARLRERMGKLRIGNPLDKCIDIGAMADPVQVERVRRLVEGRAAGERFAAAVEMPETGAFYPPTLISGLAPSDALMQQEIFGPVLVSTTFRTPAEAVALANNTRYGLAASVWSESLNLALDVAPKLAAGVVWVNGSNMFDAAAPFGGVRESGFGREGGWAGLDAYLKPAGAQKALRPIAAFTAGTNGVVEGMDRTPKLYIGGKQARPDGGYSRVVYGKSGKSLGQVPVANRKDIRNAVEAARGAAAWGRTSGHARAQILYYMAENLSARAGDFAGVLNAMSGGRSGAGEVEASVDRLFTWAAWADKFAGEAAAVPIRGMALALREPVGVIGALCPDEAPLLGLVSVLGAAMAMGNRAVLVASEPFPLAAMELVQVLETSDVPAGVANLVVGPIAELAPHMAGHADVEAVWSFASTDLSEVIERESAGNLKRTWVNNGCGRDWTAPGDCRAFLEAATEVKTVWVPYGE
- a CDS encoding cupin domain-containing protein, with protein sequence MDRNSDFTQRAVVHAADEDWIASPMPGVDRRILDRIGDEVARATSIVRYAPNSAFSSHVHTGGEEFLVLDGVFSDEHGDFPEGSYIRNPPESSHTPGSEPGCTILVKLWQFDLSDRTHVRIDTNKMRFLPERDAVENMPLFSDGREDVALERWAPQARVSLDAPDGLELLVLDGGFTEGDETFKRLSWLRLPKGASSTAEVGADGARVWIKRDHLRETPTGPKT